A genomic stretch from Lathyrus oleraceus cultivar Zhongwan6 chromosome 2, CAAS_Psat_ZW6_1.0, whole genome shotgun sequence includes:
- the LOC127121948 gene encoding uncharacterized protein LOC127121948, which yields MDFGRRRNQKYTFKSPKLEDLRELGSSVVNPKDFKGRYRRLLLLLKTQMMEGILATLVQFYDPLYQCFTFPDYLLIPALEEFSHLIGLPIPDHVPFSGLEEIPKHQDIAEATHLRVSEIKANLTIKGGILGLPAKFLIEEACYFASMNSTYAFEAILALLIYGLFLFPNVDEFVEINAIKIFLIEKLVPTLLADVYHSVYLRNFHKGGMIICCTTLLCKWFISHLPRSTTFWDLKDGLIWLQKIMSLPHSDIDWFDHAYEVVTIIDSCEKLKIALTRVQRERDAWKNKY from the exons ATGGATTTTGGAAGAAGAAGAAATCAAAAGTATACTTTTAAAAGTCCAAAATTAGAAGATTTAAGAGAGCTAGGATCTTCGGTGGTTAATCCTAAAGACTTCAAAGGAAGATACAGGAGACTTCTACTTCTTTTGAAGACCCAAATGATGGAGGGGATTCTTGCTACATTGGTTCAATTCTATGATCCATTGTACCAGTGCTTTACCTTTCCAGATTATCTGCTTATCCCTGCCTTGGAGGAGTTTTCTCACTTGATTGGCCTACCTATTCCTGATCACGTTCCCTTTTCTGGTTTAGAAGAAATTCCGAAGCATCAAGACATTGCAGAAGCTACTCATTTAAGGGTGTCTGAGATAAAAGCTAACCTAACCATAAAAGGAGGAATTCTTGGCTTGCCTGCTAAATTCTTGATAGAGGAAGCTTGCTATTTTGCTAGCATGAACAGTACATATGCTTTTGAGGCCATTCTTGccttgctcatctatggattgtTCCTCTTCCCTAATGTTGATGAATTTGTTGAAATTAATGCTATCAAAATATTCTTAATTGAAAAGCTAGTTCCTACCTTGCTTGCAGATGTTTACCATTCAGTCTATCTCAGGAATTTTCATAAAGGAGGAATGATCATATGTTGTACAACTCTGCTCtgcaagtggtttatttcacacttgcctcgATCGACTACCTTTTGGGACCTTAAGGATGGTTTGATATGGTTACAAAAGATTATGTCTCTCCCTCATTCTGACATTGATTGGTTTGATCATGCTTATGAGGTGGTGACaattattgatagttgtg AGAAACTTAAGATTGCTTTAACTAGGGTGCAACGAGAAAGGGATGCTTGGAAGAATAAGTATtag